The Aeromicrobium yanjiei genome includes a region encoding these proteins:
- the ybaK gene encoding Cys-tRNA(Pro) deacylase produces MAANQKPADATPAFVMLHRAGIDFTPHSYVHDPRAESFGMEAARALGVEPARVFKTLMAVVDGELCVGVVPVMGSLDLKALAEALGGKRAQMADAAQAQRATGYVIGGISPVGQKKQHRTVVDRSASRWETVFVSGGRRGLEAEVRPEDLVRVTGAVTARIAR; encoded by the coding sequence GTGGCCGCCAACCAGAAGCCCGCAGACGCGACACCGGCCTTCGTCATGCTCCACCGTGCCGGCATCGACTTCACCCCCCACTCGTACGTCCACGACCCGCGCGCGGAGTCGTTCGGCATGGAGGCGGCGCGCGCCCTCGGCGTGGAGCCGGCCCGGGTCTTCAAGACCCTCATGGCGGTCGTCGACGGAGAGCTGTGCGTCGGCGTCGTCCCCGTGATGGGGTCGCTGGACCTCAAGGCCCTCGCGGAGGCCCTGGGCGGCAAACGGGCGCAGATGGCCGACGCGGCGCAGGCCCAGCGGGCCACGGGCTACGTCATCGGCGGGATCTCCCCCGTCGGGCAGAAGAAGCAGCACCGCACGGTCGTCGACCGGTCAGCCTCGCGGTGGGAGACGGTCTTCGTCTCGGGCGGACGTCGTGGGCTCGAGGCCGAGGTGCGACCTGAGGATCTCGTGCGGGTGACCGGAGCGGTCACCGCCCGCATCGCGCGCTAG